The Panicum hallii strain FIL2 chromosome 9, PHallii_v3.1, whole genome shotgun sequence genome has a window encoding:
- the LOC112877200 gene encoding phylloplanin-like, whose protein sequence is MAPRADVLLLAVAVAAAACAAASAQTRPGRLVVSGVVPCNTGTLIDAATFPAFPDAKVELRCGGSVVARATTRRDGSFEMEADAVAGALGALVGACQLVVDTPLAKCNATLPAAGALVSSLQGPLAGMLGGVFRLAPAGFSFRMD, encoded by the exons ATGGCACCTAGAGCGGACGTTCTCCTTCTCGCCGTTGCCGTGGCCGCCGCGGCGTGCGCGGCCGCCTCCGCCCAGACCAGGCCCGGCAGGCTCGTCGTCTCCGGCGTGGTGCCGTGCAACACCGGCACGCTGATCGACGCCGCCACCTTTCCGGCGTTTCCAG ACGCGAAGGTGGAGCTGCGGTGCGGCGGCAGCGTGGTGGCGCGGGCGACGACGCGCCGCGACGGGTCGTTCGAGATGGAGGCGGACGCCGTGGCCGGCGCGCTGGGGGCGCTCGTGGGCGCCTGCCAGCTGGTGGTCGACACGCCGCTGGCCAAGTGCAACGCGACGctgccggcggccggggcgctGGTGTCCAGCCTTCAGGGCCCGCTCGCCGGGATGCTCGGCGGCGTCTTCCGCCTCGCCCCCGCCGGCTTCTCCTTCCGCATGGACTGA
- the LOC112876164 gene encoding bidirectional sugar transporter SWEET16-like isoform X1: MAADPSFVVGIIGNVISILVFASPIATFRRIVRNASTEDFRWLPYVTTLLSTSLWTFYGLLKPGGLLVVTVNGAGAALEAAYVTLYLIYAPRETKAKMLKLVLAVNVGFLAAVVVVTLAALHGGVRLLAVGVLCAALTIGMYAAPLGAMRTVVKTRSVEYMPFSLSFFLFLNGGVWSVYSVLVKDYFIGVRPQRHRLRPGHGAAGAVHGVPEGDAAAAQGGRRRRRRGGGRGGRAGAADDGAGGGDGAAAGAAAQGAQPAQAVGRAAVVVAAGRAREHHQVHVRHPRRAALRPAPARPRPVRARQEGRRRRGGRVTSAVVQAFLCA; encoded by the exons ATGGCCGCGGATCCGAGCTTCGTCGTCGGGATCATAG GGAACGTGATCTCCATCCTCGTCTTCGCGTCGCCGAT CGCGACGTTCCGGCGGATCGTGAGGAACGCGAGCACGGAGGACTTCCGGTGGCTGCCGTACGTCACCACCCTGCTCAGCACCTCGCTCTGGACCTTCTACGGCCTGCTCAAGCCCGGCGGCCTCCTCGTCGTCACCGTcaacggcgccggcgccgcgctcgAGGCCGCATACGTCACGCTCTACCTCATCTACGCGCCCAGGGAGACCAAG GCGAAGATGCTCAAGCTGGTGCTGGCCGTGAACGTCGGCTTCCTCGCGGCGGTCGTCGTGGTGACGCTGGCGGCGCTGCACGGCGGCGTCCGGCTGCTCGCGGTGGGCGTGCTGTGCGCCGCGCTCACCATCGGCATGTACGCCGCACCGCTGGGCGCAATG CGGACAGTGGTGAAGACCCGGAGCGTGGAGTACAtgcccttctccctctccttcttcctcttcctcaacGGCGGCGTCTGGAGCGTCTACTCCGTGCTCGTCAAGGACTACTTCATCGGCGTAC GTCCCCAACGCCATCGGCTTCGTCCTGGGCACGGCGCAGCTGGTGCTGTACATGGCGTACCGGAaggcgacgccgccgccgcgcaaggaggacgacgacggcgacggcgaggcgggGGACGAGGAGGAAGGGCTGGCGCAGCTGATGACGGGGCAGGCGGTGGAGATGGCgcagcggcgggcgcggctgcACAAGGGGCTCAGCCTGCCCAAGCCGTCGGGCGCGCCGCTGTCGTCGTCGCCGCGGGACGGGCTCGGGAGCATCATCAAGTCCATGTCCGCCACCCCCGTCGAGCTGCACTCCGTCCTGCACCAGCACGGCCACGGCCGGTTCGAGCCCGTCAAGAAGGACGACGACGTCGAGGCGGACGAGTGACGTCGGCGGTCGTGCAGGCGTTTCTGTGTGCGTAG
- the LOC112876164 gene encoding bidirectional sugar transporter SWEET16-like isoform X2: MAADPSFVVGIIGNVISILVFASPIATFRRIVRNASTEDFRWLPYVTTLLSTSLWTFYGLLKPGGLLVVTVNGAGAALEAAYVTLYLIYAPRETKAKMLKLVLAVNVGFLAAVVVVTLAALHGGVRLLAVGVLCAALTIGMYAAPLGAMRTVVKTRSVEYMPFSLSFFLFLNGGVWSVYSVLVKDYFIGVPNAIGFVLGTAQLVLYMAYRKATPPPRKEDDDGDGEAGDEEEGLAQLMTGQAVEMAQRRARLHKGLSLPKPSGAPLSSSPRDGLGSIIKSMSATPVELHSVLHQHGHGRFEPVKKDDDVEADE; the protein is encoded by the exons ATGGCCGCGGATCCGAGCTTCGTCGTCGGGATCATAG GGAACGTGATCTCCATCCTCGTCTTCGCGTCGCCGAT CGCGACGTTCCGGCGGATCGTGAGGAACGCGAGCACGGAGGACTTCCGGTGGCTGCCGTACGTCACCACCCTGCTCAGCACCTCGCTCTGGACCTTCTACGGCCTGCTCAAGCCCGGCGGCCTCCTCGTCGTCACCGTcaacggcgccggcgccgcgctcgAGGCCGCATACGTCACGCTCTACCTCATCTACGCGCCCAGGGAGACCAAG GCGAAGATGCTCAAGCTGGTGCTGGCCGTGAACGTCGGCTTCCTCGCGGCGGTCGTCGTGGTGACGCTGGCGGCGCTGCACGGCGGCGTCCGGCTGCTCGCGGTGGGCGTGCTGTGCGCCGCGCTCACCATCGGCATGTACGCCGCACCGCTGGGCGCAATG CGGACAGTGGTGAAGACCCGGAGCGTGGAGTACAtgcccttctccctctccttcttcctcttcctcaacGGCGGCGTCTGGAGCGTCTACTCCGTGCTCGTCAAGGACTACTTCATCGGC GTCCCCAACGCCATCGGCTTCGTCCTGGGCACGGCGCAGCTGGTGCTGTACATGGCGTACCGGAaggcgacgccgccgccgcgcaaggaggacgacgacggcgacggcgaggcgggGGACGAGGAGGAAGGGCTGGCGCAGCTGATGACGGGGCAGGCGGTGGAGATGGCgcagcggcgggcgcggctgcACAAGGGGCTCAGCCTGCCCAAGCCGTCGGGCGCGCCGCTGTCGTCGTCGCCGCGGGACGGGCTCGGGAGCATCATCAAGTCCATGTCCGCCACCCCCGTCGAGCTGCACTCCGTCCTGCACCAGCACGGCCACGGCCGGTTCGAGCCCGTCAAGAAGGACGACGACGTCGAGGCGGACGAGTGA
- the LOC112876239 gene encoding phylloplanin-like: MAPKSLVLAAVLLVAVAAGEVPRCAGLGASSTNASVVISGMVPCSTGNNINVATAPAPFPNAAVQLQCNGRVVAGTTADGNGNFVISMPGASKDLLTAVMGNQCKVVVSTPLAACDASLAGATGTLSSSLKLLGISTGGSGGGGGLDLGGIINVIVQILSGVLGGIFTLAPQAFSLV, translated from the exons ATGGCGCCGAAGAGCCTTGTCCTCGCCGCGGtgctcctcgtcgccgtcgccgccggggaGGTGCCCCGCTGCGCGGGGTTGGGGGCGAGCTCCACCAACGCCAGTGTCGTCATCTCCGGCATGGTACCGTGCTCCACGGGGAACAACATCAACGTGGCGACGGCACCGGCGCCGTTCCCTA ACGCAGCCGTGCAGCTCCAGTGCAACGGCAGGGTGGTGGCCGGCACGACAGCGGACGGGAACGGGAACTTCGTCATCAGCATGCCCGGTGCCAGCAAGGACCTGCTCACCGCTGTAATGGGCAACCAGTGCAAAGTGGTCGTGAGCACCCCGCTGGCCGCCTGCGACGCGTCCTTGGCCGGCGCCACCGGGACGCTGTCATCGTCGCTGAAGTTACTGGGCATCAGCACCGGtggtagcggcggcggcggcggcctcgatCTCGGTGGGATCATCAACGTCATCGTCCAGATCCTCAGCGGCGTCCTTGGCGGCATCTTCACCCTCGCTCCCCAGGCCTTCTCACTCGTCTAG